From Nymphaea colorata isolate Beijing-Zhang1983 chromosome 6, ASM883128v2, whole genome shotgun sequence, a single genomic window includes:
- the LOC116256729 gene encoding KRR1 small subunit processome component homolog: MAEGLISDGEEREQRKPKHKGKHDKPKPWDDPSVDHWKIEKFDPSWNEGGMLETSTFSVKFPSYREKYLQEAWHIVKQALKEYGVACELNLVEGTMSVSTTRKTRDPYVIVKARDLLRLLARSVPAPQAIKILDDEMQCDIIQIGNIIRNKERFHRRRQRLLGSNNTTLRAIELVTGCYMLVQGYTVAAMGSFKGLKQIRKIVEDCMNNIHPIYHIKTLMIKRELAKNPTLADENWDKYLPKFKKKNVKRPKVKAKEKKPYTPFPPPPQPSKIDLELESGEYFLKAEKKSRKKWLEKQEKQAEKTAERKRKREEAFIPPKEMSSDPTKPSANGNSELAEMAASLKAKAKAHRQQKMVENIKAEEYLVAPEKHSNKKKTQQKTVENINGGEDIALPEIHSKKKRREEA; this comes from the exons ATGGCTGAGGGCCTCATCAGTGATGGAGAGGAAAGGGAACAAAGGAAGCCAAAGCACAAGGGGAAGCATGACAAACCCAAGCCATGGGATGACCCTTCCGTCGACCACTGGAAGATTGAGAAGTTTGACCCCTCTTGGAATGAGGGCGGCATGCTTGAGACTAGCACCTTCTCCGTAAAGTTTCCAAGTTACAGAG AAAAGTATTTGCAAGAAGCATGGCATATTGTGAAGCAGGCACTTAAAGAGTATGGTGTTGCATGTGAGCTTAACTTG GTTGAGGGTACCATGAGCGTTTCCACAACTCGGAAGACGAGGGACCCATATGTCATTGTAAAGGCTAGGGATCTTTTACGACTTTTGGCTCGTAGTGTCCCTGCACCTCAG GCAATTAAAATATTGGATGATGAAATGCAATGTGACATAATACAGATTGGCAACATTATTCGCAATAAG GAACGGTTTCACAGGAGAAGACAACGCCTGTTGGGTAGCAACAACACCACTCTGAGG GCCATTGAGTTGGTGACTGGTTGCTATATGTTGGTCCAG GGATACACTGTTGCTGCCATGGGTTCATTCAAGGGCTTGAAACAAATTAGAAAGATCGTGGAAGATTGCATGAATAATATACATCCAATATATCATATCAAG ACTCTTATGATCAAGAGGGAGCTTGCAAAGAATCCCACACTTGCAGATGAGAACTGGGACAAATATCTTCCCAAATTTAAAAA GAAAAATGTTAAGCGGCCGAAGGTTAAGGCTAAAGAGAAGAAACCATATACAccatttcctcctcctccacaaCCCAGTAAG ATTGACCTTGAACTGGAAAGTGGTGAATACTTCCTAAAAGCTGAAAAGAAATCTAGAAAGAAGTGGCtggagaaacaagaaaagcaagCTGAGAAGACAGctgaaaggaagagaaagagagaagaggcaTTTATTCCTCCAAAG GAGATGTCCTCTGACCCTACAAAGCCCTCTGCAAATGGCAACAGTGAGTTGGCTGAAATGGCTGCATCCTTAAAG GCCAAGGCAAAGGCTCATCGGCAACAAAAGATGGTTGAAAATATAAAGGCAGAAGAGTACCTCGTTGCACcagaaaaacattcaaacaagaaaaagacgCAACAAAAGACAGTTGAAAATATAAATGGGGGGGAAGATATTGCTTTACCGGAAatacattcaaagaaaaaaaggagagaagaggCTTGA
- the LOC116255863 gene encoding WUSCHEL-related homeobox 2-like, with the protein MEECKGDDGSATNVSGEVSGGGVSSRWNPTKEQISLLEGLYKQGIRTPSAEQIQQITGRLRVYGHIEGKNVFYWFQNHKARQRQKQKQESLVYFNRFLHAAAIPFVPPLPPPNALAFLAISLFSVISKEAHYGNMLPFFCLAVVCSPSYASHGGFGYYAPYQKVLLPAAGGARRPRAERSDAKIRKQEQQGYGASDVGYGEGRSSLSGATSHETLQLFPLHPTGILCRDSGEEAFSSPSPVISSSDGNPSCFSDDSDVSLSENTEQLPFINFFSQN; encoded by the exons ATGGAAGAGTGCAAAGGCGATGATGGTAGTGCAACTAACGTTTCCGGCGAGGTTTCTGGCGGTGGGGTGAGTTCCAGATGGAACCCCACTAAAGAACAGATCAGCCTTCTTGAAGGGCTGTATAAGCAAGGGATTAGGACGCCCAGCGCCGAGCAGATACAGCAGATAACCGGCAGGCTTAGGGTTTACGGCCACATAGAAGGCAAGAACGTCTTCTACTGGTTTCAAAACCACAAGGCCAGGCAAAGGCAGAAACAGAAGCAGGAGAGCCTCGTTTACTTCAACCGCTTCCTTCATGCTGCTGCCATTCCCTTTGTTcctccccttcctcctcctAATG CACTGGCATTTCTTGCAATCTCCCTCTTCTCTGTCATAAGCAAAGAAGCTCATTACGGAAACATGCTTCCATTTTTTTGCCTCGCAGTTGTCTGTAGCCCTTCGTACGCGTCACATGGGGGCTTCGGATACTACGCTCCGTATCAGAAGGTGCTGCTTCCTGCAGCGGGAGGAGCAAGGAGGCCTAGAGCGGAAAGGTCTGATGCCAAGATCAGGAAGCAGGAGCAGCAAGGTTATGGCGCGTCTGATGTTGGGTATGGAGAAGGAAGGAGCAGCTTGAGTGGTGCAACTTCACATGAGACACTGCAATTGTTCCCCCTGCACCCGACGGGGATTTTATGCAGAGATTCAGGGGAGGAAGcgttctcttctccttctcctgttATCAGCAGTAGCGATGGGAATCCATCCTGTTTCTCAGATGATTCGGACGTCAGCCTCTCAGAGAACACAGAGCAGCTTCCTTTCATTAATTTCTTCTCCCAAaactaa